The region TCTGTCTAGCGCCGGTCTTAGGATATTCGTAGATAGGATGCAACTCGACCGATTCCGTTTGTAATGAGAGAAGATTCTGGGTTTTTAGAAATTTCACTAAGCTTGCGGTTTTCTTAGCTGTCTTTTCATAAGCTTCGGAAGCGGTATTCGCTTCGGTATCCACTCTTAACTTAAGTTCCACCAATTCGGCCGGAATCTCCACTCTGGAACTACCGCTTACGATTAAAGTTTTTTCGTTCTCGGGAAATAGAGGAGAAATTGTTAAGAGAAGTGTTAAACAAAAGAGCAGTATCTTATTCATATTCTTTCCAACAATTTGGACCCTTTTGTTTCGCGGAAAATTCCGACAGGAGGAGGAAATATGAGGATTCTATTTCGCCCTCCTAGAGCCTTCAAGAGTTTGCGATTATTTTAGAACGAATTCGTCGTCGTATTCCGTGTCGTAACGCGAAGAATATTCCTTCAAATTCTTCACACCTACGTAATAATACCCCGATTCGATTTTCTTAGCCTTCTCCGCGAATTTTTCGGAGCGATGGCTCAAATAAGGATGAGTCATGAAATATTCTTCGATCGGAGAACCTGCGGTTTCTTTTCCCCCGATGGATTCTTTCAGTCTGGAAAATGTCAGGCTCATCGCCAGAGGATCGTAGCCTTCTCGGATCATCAATTCGTAACCGTATTGGTCCGCCTCATCCTCCTGGTTCTTGCTGAAAGAAGGACGGATCAAAAGACCTACGGCGAGATCGGCCAATTCTCCCAAAGTTGCCGAACCGAATTTGCGGGCTAATAATTCTCCTCTTACTCCGTCCATACAATGGGATAATTCCACATGGCCGATCTCATGTCCTAGTATCGCTACGAGCTCCGCCTCGGAATGGACGGTGTCCAAAAGCCCCTGGGTCACGAATAAGACTCCTCCGGGCATAGCGAATGCATTGGGAGAAGAAGTGGGCATGACTAGGATTCTATATTCGAAATTCTTGGAATTGTATTTCGTTAACTTAGAGATCAGGCTTTTTAGATAAGAATGTACTTTGCCTCCCTTCTCCCCGTAGGATTCATATCTGAGAGCGATGGAAT is a window of Leptospira wolffii serovar Khorat str. Khorat-H2 DNA encoding:
- a CDS encoding M48 family metallopeptidase; this translates as MFSKRTLFLIAIVISGFALSYFALKSKVTVQLPATLSPAFQLLGKPIKTVDRSLTKLLPINDLDEKRLGDSIALRYESYGEKGGKVHSYLKSLISKLTKYNSKNFEYRILVMPTSSPNAFAMPGGVLFVTQGLLDTVHSEAELVAILGHEIGHVELSHCMDGVRGELLARKFGSATLGELADLAVGLLIRPSFSKNQEDEADQYGYELMIREGYDPLAMSLTFSRLKESIGGKETAGSPIEEYFMTHPYLSHRSEKFAEKAKKIESGYYYVGVKNLKEYSSRYDTEYDDEFVLK